Proteins encoded together in one Vicia villosa cultivar HV-30 ecotype Madison, WI unplaced genomic scaffold, Vvil1.0 ctg.003324F_1_1, whole genome shotgun sequence window:
- the LOC131640790 gene encoding small ribosomal subunit protein eS19x: protein MASSRTVKDVSPHEFVKAYSAHLKRSGKMELPEWTDIVKTAKFKELAPYDPDWYYIRAASMARKIYLRGGLGVGAFQRIYGGSQRNGSRPPHFCKSSGSIARNILQQLQNMNLIEMDTKGGRKITSSGRRDLDQVAGRIVIAP from the exons ATGGCCTCTTCGAGAACTGTGAAGGACGTTTCGCCTCACGAATTCGTCAAAGCTTACTCTGCCCACCTCAAACGATCTGGCAag ATGGAGCTGCCTGAGTGGACTGATATTGTGAAAACTGCAAAGTTCAAAGAATTAGCTCCCTATGATCCCGATTGGTATTACATCAGAGCTG CTTCTATGGCAAGGAAGATCTACTTGAGAGGGGGTCTTGGCGTCGGCGCATTCCAGAGAATTTATGGTGGTAGCCAGAGGAATGGAAGTCGCCCTCCCCATTTTTGCAAGAGCAGTGGTTCTATTGCTCGGAACATTCTTCAACAGTTGCAGAACATGAACCTCATTGAGATGGACACCAAGGG TGGCAGGAAAATAACATCTAGTGGCAGACGGGATCTTGACCAAGTTGCTGGACGAATTGTAATCGCACCTTGA
- the LOC131640794 gene encoding uncharacterized protein LOC131640794, producing MQEVGDMQRVGGATGAGNVQSNDMEQDTVTATTPIEPTAPLPPIGRKKRRANANAIRKRSEVWDHFNLIPNSNPATAACKYCHQKYMCDSKKHGTSNLKSHMKACPKYPLNLSTDPTQTVLTYSTTQGGVLVPTSSRFDPLGCRKGLAYFIILDEKPFITVEGEGFKYFCNQM from the exons ATGCAAGAAGTTGGCGATATGCAAAGGGTTGGAGGAGCAACAGGAGCTGGAAATGTGCAAAGTAACG ATATGGAGCAAGACACTGTAACAGCAACAACACCCATTGAGCCAACCGCACCACTTCCTCCTATTGGTCGGAAGAAAAGAAGAGCAAATGCAAATGCTATTAGAAAGAGGTCTGAGGTATGGGACCACTTTAACCTTATTCCTAATAGTAATCCCGCTACTGCGGCATGTAAGTATTGTCATCAAAAGTACATGTGTGACTCTAAGAAACATGGAACGTCAAACTTAAAGAGTCACATGAAAGCATGCCCTAAGTATCCGTTGAACCTCTCAACCGACCCTACCCAAACTGTGTTGACATATTCAACAACTCAGGGAGGTGTTTTGGTTCCAACATCTTCTAGGTTTGATCCTTTAGGTTGTAGAAAGGGGTTGGCTTACTTTATCATTTTAGATGAGAAGCCATTTATTACAGTTGAAGGAGAGGGATTCAAGTACTTTTGTAACCAAATGTAA